One window from the genome of Gemmatimonadota bacterium encodes:
- a CDS encoding SulP family inorganic anion transporter, whose amino-acid sequence MQAQSVKYGSTALNYSLDTFRGDVFGGITAAVVGLPVALAFGVASGMGAAAGLYGAIGVGLFAALFGGTRSQISGPTAPMTVAMAVIITEHASSMSEALVVVMLGGFLQILLGVLRIGRYVAYTPHVVISGFMSGIGLIVMLIQALPFIGAPAAPGGVVGTVRVLSEAVGDINYSAFAVAFVTLAVGVLWPRRLSKIVPGTLVALITGTLLSVLWFTEVPVIGIIPSGLPEIILVPPSADFLLRAIEPALILALLGSVDSLLTSLIADSLTGTRHRADQELVGQGIGNMVAGLMGGLPGAGATMGTVTNIRAGGATRLSGVVRAVILLGLLLGLGWVVEPIPHAVLAGILMKVGWDIVDWRMLTRIHRLRREHLFILLITLGLTVFVDLVTAVAIGLIVAGMAHARKLENLELDSVVSVPLLDRQFFTQEEESSGIDEFTARVGLVALRGSFTVASSKKLVGVISEDIKDHDVVIFDFSGATYIDDSAAMVVEQLMDVATSEDTSFIVMSLAGSVEDTLSALGIIQRVPEAHIVQTLDQAREVARKMLGM is encoded by the coding sequence ATGCAAGCCCAATCAGTCAAGTACGGGAGCACTGCTTTGAACTACAGCCTGGATACCTTCCGCGGCGACGTGTTCGGTGGGATAACCGCGGCGGTAGTGGGTCTGCCGGTCGCGCTCGCCTTCGGCGTCGCTTCGGGAATGGGCGCGGCGGCCGGTCTGTACGGCGCGATCGGCGTCGGCCTGTTCGCCGCGTTGTTCGGCGGAACCCGTTCCCAGATTTCCGGCCCCACGGCGCCCATGACCGTGGCCATGGCGGTCATCATAACGGAACACGCCAGTTCGATGAGCGAAGCCCTGGTCGTGGTCATGTTGGGCGGATTCCTTCAGATTCTGCTCGGCGTGTTGCGGATCGGCCGTTACGTCGCCTACACTCCCCACGTGGTGATCTCGGGGTTCATGTCCGGGATCGGCCTGATCGTCATGTTGATTCAGGCCCTGCCCTTCATCGGCGCGCCGGCCGCGCCGGGTGGCGTCGTCGGCACCGTTCGCGTATTGTCTGAAGCCGTCGGGGACATCAACTACAGCGCTTTCGCAGTCGCCTTCGTCACCCTGGCCGTCGGCGTACTCTGGCCACGGCGATTGTCGAAAATCGTGCCCGGCACCCTCGTCGCCCTGATCACCGGCACGCTGCTGAGCGTGCTCTGGTTCACCGAAGTACCGGTCATCGGGATCATACCCTCCGGCCTGCCCGAGATCATCCTCGTGCCGCCCTCGGCCGACTTCCTGCTTCGCGCCATCGAACCCGCGCTCATCCTCGCCCTGCTCGGTTCCGTGGACAGCCTGCTCACCTCCCTTATCGCCGATTCGCTGACGGGTACGCGCCACAGGGCGGACCAGGAACTGGTGGGGCAGGGCATCGGCAACATGGTGGCCGGACTGATGGGCGGACTCCCCGGCGCCGGCGCCACCATGGGCACGGTAACCAATATCAGGGCAGGCGGAGCGACCCGCCTGTCCGGCGTGGTCCGCGCGGTCATTCTGCTGGGGCTGCTCCTGGGCCTGGGCTGGGTCGTCGAACCGATCCCCCATGCCGTGCTGGCGGGCATACTCATGAAGGTGGGTTGGGACATCGTCGACTGGCGGATGCTGACGCGGATCCACCGTCTGCGAAGGGAACATCTCTTCATTCTGCTGATCACCCTGGGACTGACCGTATTCGTCGACCTGGTCACCGCGGTGGCGATCGGACTGATCGTCGCCGGCATGGCCCACGCCAGGAAACTGGAGAACCTCGAACTGGACAGCGTGGTGTCCGTTCCGCTGCTGGACCGTCAGTTCTTTACGCAGGAAGAAGAAAGTTCCGGCATAGACGAGTTCACGGCCCGGGTCGGCCTGGTCGCGCTCAGGGGCAGTTTCACCGTGGCCTCGTCCAAGAAACTGGTAGGGGTGATCAGCGAAGACATCAAGGACCATGACGTCGTCATCTTCGATTTCTCCGGGGCCACGTACATCGACGACAGCGCGGCCATGGTCGTCGAACAGCTCATGGACGTCGCCACGAGCGAAGATACCTCGTTCATCGTCATGTCGCTTGCAGGTTCCGTCGAAGATACCCTTTCCGCCCTCGGGATCATCCAGCGCGTACCGGAAGCGCATATCGTGCAAACACTGGATCAAGCGCGTGAGGTCGCCAGGAAGATGCTGGGCATGTG
- a CDS encoding SOS response-associated peptidase: MCGRLSQNLTWQQIYTLYTLPNSAPRLDPQPRFNGAPTQDFALCRLDESGLRSMAVLRWGLVPFWAKDVKIGARMINARAETVQEKPAFRSAFRTRRCLIPANGWFEWKRTGPTGGGKQPYFLALESGSPVSFAALWEQWGRGGQHLETFTIITTEASPALSDIHDRQPAVVDPDDYTDWFDPGTPEETLQEIIGTPHEGPYETRPLSDLVNRVANDTPDILKPLERQTLF; this comes from the coding sequence ATGTGCGGCCGCCTCTCGCAGAACCTGACCTGGCAGCAGATCTACACGCTGTACACCCTGCCGAATTCCGCGCCTCGGCTTGATCCGCAACCCAGGTTCAACGGCGCGCCTACCCAGGATTTCGCGCTCTGCCGCCTGGACGAAAGTGGGCTGAGATCCATGGCCGTGCTGCGCTGGGGACTGGTTCCGTTCTGGGCTAAAGACGTCAAGATCGGCGCACGGATGATCAATGCCCGGGCCGAGACCGTCCAGGAGAAGCCGGCCTTCCGATCGGCTTTCCGCACGAGGCGGTGCCTCATCCCGGCGAACGGATGGTTCGAATGGAAACGGACTGGGCCGACCGGAGGCGGCAAGCAACCTTATTTCCTGGCGCTTGAAAGCGGTTCTCCCGTTTCCTTCGCCGCACTGTGGGAGCAATGGGGGCGGGGCGGCCAACATCTCGAAACGTTCACCATCATCACGACCGAAGCTTCGCCCGCGCTTTCGGATATACATGATCGGCAGCCCGCGGTGGTCGATCCGGACGATTATACCGACTGGTTCGACCCCGGGACGCCCGAGGAGACGCTTCAGGAGATCATAGGCACGCCTCACGAAGGTCCCTATGAAACCCGTCCCTTGAGCGACCTGGTGAACCGGGTGGCCAACGACACGCCGGACATCCTGAAACCGCTGGAGAGGCAAACGCTGTTCTGA
- a CDS encoding helix-hairpin-helix domain-containing protein, whose amino-acid sequence MGADRTAGGRAAGFDLAHSLARFRRHTDVPGHDDTVRYFRVRRAVAALPGQRGVRTGNVSVAARARTGVGGAEWRLPVPRAGHHDIVRFARPGDLPSASGPSFKTCIHQNPGETMTNLKKPRSVLLHALITGLFAVVMGGCGDTETGSPGSPGSPGDPAQAESTVESASAVINPNLAGRDDLGMLPGMTSELANAVLDARPFMDMIGLDGLVTGHLGGDEAAALYAQMFIPLNLNTASDAEILLVPGVGDRMLHEFKEYRPYLSIAQWRREMGKYVDDEEVARMEQYVFVPIDLNTATDEEILAVPGVGERMAHEFREYRPYTSMEQFRREIGKYVDDGEVNRLARYVEIRSQDP is encoded by the coding sequence ATGGGCGCCGATCGTACTGCTGGCGGCCGCGCTGCCGGTTTCGATCTGGCTCATTCTCTCGCCCGGTTTCGCCGTCATACGGACGTACCAGGCCATGATGATACTGTTCGTTATTTCCGGGTTCGTCGGGCAGTGGCTGCACTACCAGGGCAACGTGGAGTTCGAACTGGAAATGTATCCGTCGCGGCAAGGGCTCGAACTGGTGTGGGAGGCGCTGAGTGGCGCTTACCCGTCCCTCGCGCCGGGCACCATGACATTGTTCGGTTTGCTCGGCCTGGTGACCTGCCTTCGGCATCCGGCCCTTCATTCAAGACCTGTATCCACCAAAACCCTGGAGAAACCATGACAAACCTGAAGAAACCCCGGTCTGTTTTGCTGCACGCGCTGATCACGGGTCTGTTCGCGGTCGTGATGGGAGGATGCGGCGACACGGAAACGGGCAGTCCGGGCAGTCCGGGCAGTCCGGGCGATCCCGCCCAGGCCGAATCGACCGTCGAATCGGCGTCGGCGGTCATCAATCCCAATCTCGCCGGACGCGACGATCTCGGGATGCTGCCGGGCATGACCTCCGAACTCGCGAACGCGGTGCTGGATGCGCGTCCCTTCATGGACATGATCGGGCTGGACGGACTGGTCACCGGGCACCTCGGCGGCGATGAGGCCGCCGCGCTCTACGCGCAGATGTTCATTCCCCTGAACCTGAACACGGCCTCGGACGCGGAGATCCTGCTGGTGCCCGGCGTGGGGGACCGGATGCTGCACGAATTCAAGGAGTACCGCCCGTACCTTTCCATTGCCCAGTGGCGGCGGGAAATGGGCAAGTACGTGGACGACGAGGAGGTCGCCCGCATGGAACAGTACGTGTTCGTCCCCATCGACCTGAATACGGCCACCGACGAGGAGATACTCGCCGTACCCGGCGTGGGGGAGCGCATGGCCCATGAATTCAGGGAGTACCGCCCGTATACCAGCATGGAGCAGTTTCGCCGTGAAATCGGTAAGTACGTGGACGATGGTGAGGTGAATCGGCTGGCAAGATACGTGGAGATCCGAAGCCAGGATCCGTAG
- a CDS encoding TIM barrel protein, producing MKLAVNGRMDAEHLAFARQLGVTDVVNGVPDCDLSKGYYSFHDLSLQKARIEDAGLIWSVLEGVPPEWCDKIKLGLPGRDEQIDNWCRTLDNMGAAGIPVLGYFFSLRNVGGNYGLRTSKSTRSRGGAVVTSFDYEQIRGARQDYWHPPVARDLERSDEDMWRNVAYFLEAVIPTAEKAGVRMSLHPDDPPISPIAGIARVFRSHEALSRLVDLVPSDCNGLGFCQGTISEIPGDVLDAIRYFGGRGKINYVHFRFVSGPVPTFSETFIDQGHVDPMASLRAYEEAGVDCPMIDDHVPRLAIDPDDRHSTSRAYALGYMKALLDNVGKRREGAA from the coding sequence ATGAAGCTGGCCGTCAACGGAAGGATGGACGCCGAACACCTCGCCTTCGCCCGGCAGCTGGGAGTGACGGACGTGGTGAACGGGGTGCCGGATTGTGATCTGTCAAAGGGTTACTACAGTTTTCATGACCTGTCGCTTCAGAAGGCGCGCATAGAAGATGCCGGGTTGATCTGGTCGGTGCTCGAGGGCGTGCCTCCCGAGTGGTGCGACAAGATCAAGCTGGGACTGCCGGGGCGCGACGAGCAGATCGACAACTGGTGCAGGACGCTGGATAACATGGGCGCCGCGGGCATCCCCGTCCTGGGGTATTTCTTCAGTCTGCGCAACGTGGGCGGCAATTATGGACTGCGCACGTCGAAGTCGACCCGGAGCCGGGGCGGCGCGGTCGTCACCAGCTTCGACTACGAACAGATCAGGGGCGCGAGACAGGACTACTGGCATCCCCCCGTTGCCCGGGACCTGGAACGGTCCGACGAGGACATGTGGCGCAACGTCGCCTATTTCCTTGAGGCGGTCATACCGACGGCCGAGAAGGCCGGGGTGCGCATGAGCCTGCATCCGGACGACCCGCCCATCTCACCCATAGCGGGAATCGCGCGCGTCTTCCGCAGCCACGAGGCGCTGTCGCGGCTCGTCGACCTCGTACCCAGCGACTGCAACGGCCTGGGTTTCTGCCAGGGGACCATTTCGGAAATTCCGGGCGACGTGCTCGACGCCATCCGGTATTTCGGCGGCCGGGGCAAGATCAACTATGTCCATTTCCGCTTCGTGTCCGGACCCGTTCCCACGTTCTCGGAGACCTTCATCGACCAGGGCCACGTGGATCCCATGGCGTCCCTGCGGGCCTACGAGGAAGCCGGCGTGGATTGTCCCATGATCGACGATCACGTGCCGCGGCTGGCCATAGATCCCGATGACCGCCACAGCACGTCCCGAGCCTACGCGCTGGGCTACATGAAGGCGTTGCTGGACAACGTGGGAAAACGACGGGAAGGTGCAGCGTGA
- a CDS encoding phytanoyl-CoA dioxygenase family protein yields the protein MIRVDRDRFLEEGYLILRGMISPRDLEILRSSYERLVDRQRCIWTDEAARGKAPADVWRTAAQPRLNITRPPDLGDRETAPAFAFWLHENVQGVSSALLDEDDAPPTEMMLMCNPVRDHGPARWHRDFYPPLNCPLMAYADDILESGPRYVQWNVPLYDDNVLWVVPGSHVRRNTHEENASMSRDPRSPVPGGVQTRLQAGDGVVYILPILHWGSNYSTKMRRTIHGGFARLTHWHTTDWIEHLAPAARDACQRWHERAAGYMDHGEAALRAVLAADAGAYRSALDALHPGRGEKGVVKSTICLSKTARHIYNQHCVEPDDLSAPEALGIESVHPMTLQWGRPLGDRFTPEEAEGLWARFKPVDVLMQSDENQLLPGFQGGETRYHFEEVPPALTPDSWYASWTTGRIGNGASSS from the coding sequence GTGATCCGCGTCGACCGGGACCGGTTCCTGGAAGAGGGCTACCTGATCCTTCGCGGCATGATCTCCCCGCGGGATCTCGAAATCCTTCGCAGCAGTTACGAAAGGCTCGTGGACCGGCAGCGCTGCATCTGGACGGACGAGGCGGCCCGGGGCAAGGCGCCGGCCGACGTGTGGCGGACCGCGGCCCAGCCGAGGCTGAACATTACGCGGCCGCCGGACCTGGGCGACCGGGAAACAGCACCGGCCTTCGCGTTCTGGCTGCACGAGAACGTCCAGGGCGTGAGCAGCGCGCTCCTCGACGAAGACGACGCGCCGCCCACGGAAATGATGCTCATGTGCAACCCGGTGAGAGACCACGGTCCCGCCCGGTGGCATCGCGATTTCTATCCGCCGTTGAACTGTCCGCTCATGGCCTATGCGGACGATATCCTGGAAAGCGGGCCCCGGTACGTCCAGTGGAACGTGCCGCTGTACGACGACAACGTGCTGTGGGTCGTCCCGGGCAGCCACGTCCGGCGCAACACGCACGAAGAAAACGCGTCCATGTCCAGAGACCCCAGGTCTCCGGTCCCGGGCGGCGTGCAGACCCGGCTGCAGGCGGGGGATGGGGTCGTCTACATTCTACCCATACTCCACTGGGGGAGCAACTACTCTACGAAAATGCGCCGCACCATTCACGGGGGATTCGCGCGCCTGACGCACTGGCACACGACGGACTGGATCGAGCATCTTGCGCCCGCGGCCCGCGATGCCTGCCAGCGCTGGCACGAGCGCGCCGCCGGTTACATGGACCACGGGGAGGCGGCGCTGCGTGCGGTCCTGGCCGCGGACGCCGGCGCCTATCGAAGCGCACTGGATGCGCTGCATCCCGGAAGGGGCGAAAAGGGCGTCGTCAAGTCGACTATCTGTCTCAGCAAGACGGCCCGGCACATATACAACCAGCATTGTGTGGAACCGGACGACCTTTCGGCGCCGGAAGCCCTGGGCATCGAATCGGTCCATCCCATGACCCTGCAGTGGGGCAGGCCGCTCGGGGACCGCTTCACCCCGGAGGAAGCGGAAGGCCTGTGGGCGCGGTTCAAGCCCGTCGACGTCCTCATGCAATCCGACGAAAACCAGCTCCTGCCGGGTTTCCAGGGCGGCGAGACCCGTTATCACTTCGAAGAAGTCCCGCCGGCGCTCACCCCGGACAGCTGGTACGCTTCATGGACCACCGGACGTATTGGAAACGGGGCATCCTCATCATGA
- a CDS encoding YjhG/YagF family D-xylonate dehydratase, with the protein MKPPSLLSFDAVVGQSDPAIYDIQSSAPGPEGSLPLTGDMLRDSPSGDLFGLSQNVGMGWSPKALKRREYLILSTQGGIRASDGTPVALGYHTGHWEVGLLMQAAAEELTALGGIPFGGYCTDPCDGRTQGTPGMMDSLPYRNDAAMVFRRLIRSLPTRQGVIGVATCDKGLPAMMIALAATHDLPCVLVPGGVTLPPEEGEDAGKIQSIGARYAHGEITLEYAADMGCRTCASPGGGCQFLGTAATSQIVGEAFGLSLPHSALAPSGQPIWTDMAKRSARALMRLDAEGLTVRKILTEAALENAMTVHAAFGGSTNLLLHIPAVAHAAGLRRPGIEDWVRINRQTPRLVDVLPNGPTGYPTVTAFLAGGVPEVMLHLRDAGLLNESALTASGATLGEVLDWWRASDRRRLVRERLKKVDGIDPDDVIMSPDRARKRGLTSTVTFPVGNLAPEGSVIKSTAIDPDVVDPDGVYRKTGPARVFTRERDAIAAIKSRDEDRIKPGDVLVLICRGPMGAGMEETYQITAALRHLSFGKHVAVVTDARFSGISTGACIGHVGPEALAGGPIGKVIDGDLVEIVIDRNNLTGSINLVGSEDRTFGVEEGNRLLAGRSPRNDLAVDPNLPDDTRLWAALQQAGGGAWGGCVYDVDEIVQRLQHRVPAGPEPAKPSQPKTKAGKNGR; encoded by the coding sequence ATGAAACCACCTTCCCTGCTCTCCTTCGATGCCGTGGTCGGCCAGTCCGATCCCGCAATATACGATATACAGTCCAGCGCGCCGGGCCCGGAAGGCAGCCTGCCGCTCACCGGCGACATGTTGCGGGACAGCCCGAGCGGCGACCTCTTCGGCCTATCCCAGAACGTGGGCATGGGTTGGAGTCCAAAAGCGCTGAAACGCCGGGAATACCTGATCCTCAGCACCCAGGGAGGGATCCGTGCATCCGACGGAACGCCCGTGGCCCTGGGGTACCACACGGGCCACTGGGAGGTCGGCCTGCTCATGCAGGCGGCCGCCGAGGAGCTTACGGCCCTGGGCGGCATTCCCTTCGGCGGTTACTGCACCGATCCCTGCGATGGGCGCACCCAGGGCACGCCGGGCATGATGGACAGCCTGCCTTACAGAAACGACGCGGCCATGGTATTCCGGCGGCTGATCCGGTCGTTGCCGACGCGCCAGGGCGTAATCGGCGTGGCGACGTGCGACAAGGGGCTGCCCGCCATGATGATCGCACTGGCGGCGACCCATGACCTGCCCTGCGTGCTGGTGCCTGGCGGCGTCACGCTGCCGCCCGAAGAGGGCGAAGACGCCGGCAAGATCCAATCCATCGGCGCCCGGTACGCCCATGGTGAGATCACGCTGGAATATGCGGCGGACATGGGCTGCCGGACCTGCGCGTCGCCGGGCGGCGGCTGCCAGTTCCTCGGTACGGCCGCCACTTCGCAGATCGTGGGCGAAGCCTTCGGCCTCTCCCTGCCCCACAGCGCGCTGGCGCCGTCGGGCCAGCCCATCTGGACCGACATGGCAAAGCGGTCGGCCCGCGCGCTGATGCGGTTGGACGCCGAGGGATTGACCGTTCGGAAGATCCTGACCGAAGCGGCGCTCGAGAACGCCATGACGGTCCACGCCGCCTTCGGTGGTTCCACCAACCTGCTGCTGCACATCCCCGCGGTCGCCCATGCCGCCGGACTGCGCCGTCCCGGGATCGAGGACTGGGTAAGGATAAACCGGCAGACTCCCAGGCTGGTGGACGTGCTGCCGAACGGCCCGACGGGATATCCCACGGTGACAGCTTTCCTTGCCGGCGGCGTACCGGAAGTCATGCTGCATCTGCGCGATGCGGGTCTGCTGAATGAATCGGCGCTTACCGCGTCCGGGGCAACCCTGGGAGAGGTATTGGACTGGTGGCGGGCGTCCGACAGACGGCGGCTGGTGCGAGAGCGCCTCAAGAAGGTAGACGGGATCGACCCGGACGACGTGATCATGTCTCCCGACCGCGCGCGAAAGCGGGGGCTGACCAGCACGGTGACCTTTCCCGTGGGCAACCTCGCGCCGGAGGGATCAGTCATCAAGAGTACGGCCATCGACCCGGACGTCGTCGATCCGGACGGGGTGTACCGTAAAACGGGGCCCGCACGGGTATTCACGCGGGAACGGGACGCCATCGCCGCCATCAAGAGCCGGGACGAGGACCGGATCAAGCCCGGCGACGTGCTGGTACTCATCTGCCGGGGTCCCATGGGCGCCGGCATGGAGGAGACCTACCAGATCACCGCGGCGCTGAGACACCTGTCCTTCGGCAAGCACGTCGCCGTGGTGACCGACGCCCGGTTCTCCGGCATTTCGACGGGCGCCTGCATCGGCCACGTCGGTCCCGAGGCCCTGGCGGGCGGCCCCATCGGAAAGGTCATCGATGGCGACCTGGTGGAAATCGTCATAGACCGGAATAACCTGACCGGATCCATCAACCTGGTCGGCAGCGAGGACCGCACGTTCGGCGTGGAGGAGGGCAACCGGCTGCTCGCCGGGCGTTCGCCGAGAAACGACCTGGCCGTCGACCCGAATCTACCCGACGACACCCGGCTTTGGGCCGCACTGCAGCAGGCCGGCGGAGGTGCGTGGGGCGGATGTGTCTACGACGTGGACGAGATCGTCCAGCGTTTGCAGCACCGTGTCCCGGCCGGACCGGAGCCCGCGAAGCCGTCACAACCAAAGACGAAGGCAGGTAAAAATGGCAGATAA
- a CDS encoding isochorismatase family protein, with amino-acid sequence MADNPAVLDLNVRYFQDSTPADVPCREEHFIRREFRMNLPVEQTALVLVDLWNAHFIESWIERAARVTREAIVPAIEMSRKAGLPVIHAPSPEVARQFPQSARNPAAPASPRGGADWPPPAFRSREGAYRAFHGPRSQPPGIGLHWDPISDGLTVSPSVEVRDEDVVITTGAELHEVLAERNVLHLVYAGFATNWCVLGRDYGIRSMARYGYNIVFLRDCTAGVEFPDTLDELFVTEIAVREIEQQFGFSASNQDYFESCRKISERNEN; translated from the coding sequence ATGGCAGATAACCCGGCCGTACTCGACCTTAATGTGCGGTATTTCCAGGACAGTACCCCCGCTGATGTGCCCTGCAGGGAGGAGCACTTCATCCGCCGGGAGTTCCGGATGAACCTGCCCGTCGAACAGACGGCGCTCGTCCTGGTGGACCTGTGGAACGCCCATTTCATCGAAAGCTGGATCGAACGGGCCGCCCGGGTTACGCGGGAGGCGATCGTGCCGGCCATCGAGATGAGCCGGAAGGCCGGGCTGCCGGTGATCCACGCCCCGTCGCCCGAGGTGGCGCGGCAGTTTCCCCAGTCGGCCCGGAATCCGGCGGCGCCCGCATCTCCGCGCGGCGGCGCGGACTGGCCGCCCCCGGCGTTCAGGAGCAGGGAAGGCGCGTACCGGGCCTTCCATGGTCCCCGAAGCCAACCTCCGGGCATAGGTCTTCACTGGGATCCCATCAGCGACGGCCTGACGGTGTCCCCGTCCGTGGAGGTCCGCGACGAAGACGTGGTGATCACCACCGGCGCCGAACTGCACGAGGTGCTGGCCGAACGGAACGTGCTCCACCTGGTCTACGCCGGTTTCGCCACCAACTGGTGCGTCCTGGGCAGAGACTACGGCATACGGTCCATGGCCCGGTACGGATACAATATCGTGTTCCTGCGCGACTGCACCGCGGGCGTCGAATTCCCGGACACGCTGGACGAGCTTTTCGTAACGGAAATCGCGGTCCGCGAGATCGAGCAGCAGTTCGGATTCTCGGCGTCCAACCAGGACTACTTCGAGAGTTGTCGGAAGATTTCAGAAAGGAACGAGAATTGA
- a CDS encoding amidohydrolase family protein encodes MVRPGQRLRHTVHGPVRIQYRVPARLHRGRRIPGHAGRAFRNGNRGPRDRAAVRILGVQPGLLRELSEDFRKERELIVDTHTHFYDPSRPQGVPWPRADDEFLYRRIMPEDFKGEAQSEGVTGTVVVEASAWVEDNRWILDLAEEDPFLLGLVGRLEPPDEDFESDLDRFAAHDLFYGIRLGKVPVDDPVYLRALEQLAAHDLTLDLLVGKEWLAGLTACAARFPGLRIVLNHLAHVPVTGGRPDEEWIAGITSAAAHPNVFCKISGMVELARDDPPPEDPAYYKPVLDVLWNAFGESRLLYASNWPVSWRYASYRQVQALAMACFEPRGPEALDKIMGKNSRDAYRWVPRS; translated from the coding sequence CTGGTGCGTCCTGGGCAGAGACTACGGCATACGGTCCATGGCCCGGTACGGATACAATATCGTGTTCCTGCGCGACTGCACCGCGGGCGTCGAATTCCCGGACACGCTGGACGAGCTTTTCGTAACGGAAATCGCGGTCCGCGAGATCGAGCAGCAGTTCGGATTCTCGGCGTCCAACCAGGACTACTTCGAGAGTTGTCGGAAGATTTCAGAAAGGAACGAGAATTGATCGTCGACACCCACACCCACTTCTACGATCCCTCCAGGCCGCAGGGCGTGCCCTGGCCCCGTGCCGATGACGAGTTTCTTTACCGGAGGATCATGCCGGAGGACTTCAAGGGCGAAGCGCAGTCCGAAGGCGTCACGGGCACGGTCGTGGTGGAAGCCAGTGCCTGGGTGGAGGATAACCGGTGGATACTGGACCTGGCCGAGGAAGACCCCTTCCTGCTAGGCCTGGTGGGTCGCCTGGAACCACCTGACGAAGATTTCGAATCCGACCTGGACCGTTTTGCCGCCCATGACCTCTTCTACGGCATCCGGCTGGGAAAGGTGCCCGTCGACGATCCGGTCTATCTCAGGGCACTGGAGCAACTCGCCGCCCACGACCTCACGCTGGACCTGCTCGTGGGCAAGGAGTGGCTGGCCGGATTGACCGCCTGCGCCGCCCGTTTTCCCGGTCTCAGGATCGTGCTGAACCATCTCGCCCACGTGCCGGTAACCGGCGGCCGCCCGGACGAGGAATGGATCGCCGGCATCACCTCCGCCGCGGCCCATCCCAACGTATTCTGCAAGATATCGGGCATGGTGGAACTGGCGCGGGACGATCCTCCGCCGGAGGACCCGGCCTACTATAAACCGGTCCTCGATGTGCTCTGGAACGCCTTCGGGGAGAGCCGGCTGCTGTATGCCAGCAACTGGCCGGTATCCTGGAGATACGCTTCCTACCGCCAGGTGCAGGCTTTGGCCATGGCCTGTTTCGAACCGAGAGGTCCGGAAGCCCTGGATAAAATCATGGGAAAGAACAGCAGGGACGCCTACAGGTGGGTGCCGCGGAGCTGA